CTTAGCCTTTATCAAACACTCAGTACTATTACAGATATATGCTCCTCTTCCATTCATTTTACCTGTTAAATCAACGTTAATTTCATCTTCTTTATTTTTTACTATCCTTAGCAATTCTCTTTTATTTTTTCTTTCACCACAACCTACGCACTTTCTAAGAGGTACCTTTCTTTTTTTCATAAAACATCACCCCTTTTACTAAACATTTTCTGTATTCATTTGTCCTTCACTCTTAATATCGATTTTCCAACTTGTGAGTTTGGCTGCTAACCTAGCATTCTGACCTTCCTTACCTATAGCTAAGGATAATTGGTAATCAGGAACAACAACAAGGGC
Above is a genomic segment from Clostridiisalibacter paucivorans DSM 22131 containing:
- the rnpM gene encoding RNase P modulator RnpM gives rise to the protein MKKRKVPLRKCVGCGERKNKRELLRIVKNKEDEINVDLTGKMNGRGAYICNSTECLIKAKKNNGLNRNLNTNIPDEVYDRLQKEIESHGK